CTATTTTTGCAAGATAGCTTTGTCCGATTTCATTATGTTTTTCGATTAAGCGTAATGCTTTTTCGTCAACTCTTGTTCTTCTGAAAATCTTTTCAACACCGTAAACTTTATCGATGTTATCAGTTTTTTTAGAATACCAATAGTCTAATTCTTTACGTTCTTCTTCAGTTCCGTGCTCTCTTGCCAAAAGATAAAGTACTGTTTTTTTGTTTTCATAAATATCTCCGGCATGTTTTTTACCGAACTGAGCCTGATCACCAAAAACATCCAAATAATCATCCATAATCTGGAAAGCGATACCGATATGTTTTCCGAAATTGAAAATTGCTTTGGCATCTTTAAACTGTGCTTTAGCGATCATTGCTCCAATCTCAAAAGAAGATGCGCTCAAAACTCCGGTCTTGTAAGTAATCATTCTGATATAATCTTCAAACGTTACATTTTCCTGAGTTTCAAAATTAATATCATATTGTTGACCTTCACAAAGAAGCAAACCTGTATGAGTGAAAATTCTTACACAAGCTTTAAAAATTTCAGGTTCCAGATCTTCAAAAAACTTATAGGCTTTAAGCATTAAACCGTCTCCTGAAAGAATCCCAGTATTAAGACCGTGAATGGTATGAATAGTCGGCTTATTTCTTCTTAGCGGAGCTTCATCCATAATATCGTCATGAATTAACGTAAAGTTGTGAAAAAACTCAATCGCCAAAGCCGGCTTTATCGCTTCTTTCTGATCACCACCAAACAAGTCGCAAGCCATTAAAACCATAATCGG
Above is a genomic segment from Chryseobacterium mulctrae containing:
- a CDS encoding polyprenyl synthetase family protein — translated: MEFLDTYQQIVADAITKYTFKDKPTELYEPMNYIISHGGKRLRPIMVLMACDLFGGDQKEAIKPALAIEFFHNFTLIHDDIMDEAPLRRNKPTIHTIHGLNTGILSGDGLMLKAYKFFEDLEPEIFKACVRIFTHTGLLLCEGQQYDINFETQENVTFEDYIRMITYKTGVLSASSFEIGAMIAKAQFKDAKAIFNFGKHIGIAFQIMDDYLDVFGDQAQFGKKHAGDIYENKKTVLYLLAREHGTEEERKELDYWYSKKTDNIDKVYGVEKIFRRTRVDEKALRLIEKHNEIGQSYLAKIDVPEEKKKPFSELANYLLRRES